The Candidatus Dechloromonas phosphoritropha genome includes a region encoding these proteins:
- a CDS encoding dihydroneopterin aldolase, which translates to MLTNHWCASVDATIDLRTGCNPLEKHGPQAVNVHADAWAPVAVVADPHDIRQVIDYEVIFLAIRKLEGNPHSICLETSILEVMDAIFSMAIVTTAFVSMHKPHVYNGQGTPAISLSLTREQWETRRA; encoded by the coding sequence GTGTTAACCAACCACTGGTGCGCATCGGTCGATGCCACCATCGACTTGCGGACTGGTTGCAATCCGCTGGAGAAGCATGGCCCGCAGGCGGTGAACGTGCATGCGGACGCCTGGGCACCGGTCGCTGTCGTAGCCGATCCGCATGACATCAGACAGGTGATCGACTATGAGGTGATCTTCCTGGCGATCCGCAAGCTCGAAGGCAATCCGCATTCCATCTGCCTGGAAACGAGCATTCTCGAAGTCATGGATGCCATTTTTTCGATGGCGATCGTGACCACGGCCTTTGTCTCAATGCACAAGCCGCATGTTTACAACGGGCAGGGCACGCCGGCGATCTCGCTGTCGCTAACCCGCGAGCAGTGGGAGACGCGGCGGGCATGA
- a CDS encoding IS4 family transposase yields MSAKKMIVGMLAGCLSSLHVKLACAVEAAVGSALRGGRLSLSQLARSVQSATSMRHRVKRIDRLLGNTSLHITRTEIYREVASRWLTDLDNVLVVIDWSDATTDQRWHLLRASIAVKGRSVTLYEEIHAQRLYGNQAVHRRFLDCLAKLLPDGCTPTLITDAGFHSTWFDLVTEHHWPWIGRIRGKDRVSITEGPWKRCTEVFPDATPCAQAFDNARYVRSHPTDCRLVLVKREAKRRHHHTRTGKHSRSHSSIKAARGAREPWLLACSPAFPKASPETIIDQYSRRMTIEESFRDLKNERLGLGFSASRSRSGKRLEILLLIAHLTHWLMRLIGECAQQSGIQRFFQSVPGLKHKEISAITLARRVIDAGPSWLNQIRPKDAVPILRHQAQQASHMAFI; encoded by the coding sequence ATGAGTGCGAAGAAGATGATAGTCGGAATGCTGGCGGGGTGTCTGTCGAGCCTGCATGTCAAATTGGCCTGTGCGGTTGAGGCGGCGGTAGGCAGTGCGCTGCGAGGTGGTCGCTTGAGCTTGAGTCAGCTTGCGCGGTCTGTGCAGTCGGCGACGTCGATGCGTCATCGAGTCAAGCGCATTGACCGTCTGCTGGGAAATACCTCGTTGCACATCACAAGGACCGAGATTTATCGTGAGGTGGCGTCACGTTGGCTGACCGATCTCGATAATGTGCTGGTGGTGATCGATTGGTCGGACGCCACGACCGATCAACGCTGGCATCTGCTGCGTGCCAGCATCGCCGTCAAGGGCCGCAGTGTGACGCTGTACGAGGAAATTCACGCGCAACGACTGTATGGTAATCAGGCGGTGCATCGTCGGTTTCTGGATTGTTTGGCGAAGCTGCTGCCCGACGGGTGCACTCCGACCCTCATCACCGATGCCGGTTTTCACTCGACCTGGTTCGACTTGGTCACGGAACATCATTGGCCGTGGATCGGACGCATCCGTGGCAAAGACAGGGTCAGTATTACCGAAGGTCCATGGAAGCGCTGCACCGAGGTTTTCCCGGATGCCACGCCGTGCGCCCAAGCCTTCGACAATGCCCGATACGTTCGTAGCCATCCGACAGACTGTCGGTTGGTGCTGGTTAAACGCGAAGCCAAAAGGCGCCACCATCACACGCGGACGGGCAAACATTCGCGCTCCCATAGCTCGATCAAGGCGGCTCGTGGTGCCAGAGAGCCATGGCTGCTGGCCTGTTCTCCAGCATTTCCAAAAGCGAGTCCCGAGACGATTATTGACCAGTACTCCCGACGAATGACCATTGAGGAATCCTTTCGTGATCTCAAGAACGAGCGGCTTGGTCTTGGCTTTAGCGCTTCGCGATCACGCTCGGGCAAGCGACTTGAGATTCTGCTGTTGATTGCTCACTTGACCCACTGGCTGATGCGCCTGATCGGCGAGTGCGCCCAGCAGAGCGGGATACAGAGGTTCTTCCAGAGTGTGCCCGGTCTAAAGCACAAAGAGATTTCAGCCATCACATTGGCTCGTCGAGTCATCGATGCCGGGCCCTCCTGGCTTAACCAAATTCGCCCGAAAGACGCTGTTCCGATTCTCCGGCACCAAGCTCAACAGGCTTCTCATATGGCATTTATATGA
- a CDS encoding DUF1015 domain-containing protein, which translates to MPLIQPFRGLRPVPDRAADVAAPPYDVLSSAEARARAAGNPLNFLHISKAEIDLPVDTDPYSPAVYAKSAENFCRLIADGILIRDPTPCYYAYRLTMGEHVQTGLVAAASVADYDSNRIRKHEFTRPDKEDDRVRQIEALSAQTGPVLLAYPESQAADDLIARATRFVPVADVTADSVRHTVWLIDDASAIAALTATFDAMPSLYIADGHHRSAAASRVAASHRGQATATGAEYFLAVIFPAQQMRILDYNRVVRDLNGLSVADFLARIGERFAITPVAERVRPEKPGVVGMYLGGRWYRLEIDPTLIPLDDPVRRLDVSLLSEHLLEPVLAIGDLRRDKRIDFVGGIRGPAELERRVDGGEMAVAFAVHATQMGDLMAVADSGQVMPPKSTWFEPKLADGLVSHIID; encoded by the coding sequence ATGCCACTTATCCAGCCCTTTCGCGGACTGCGCCCAGTTCCCGACCGTGCCGCCGATGTCGCCGCCCCGCCCTACGACGTGCTGTCGAGCGCCGAGGCCCGTGCGCGCGCCGCCGGCAACCCGCTGAACTTCCTGCACATCTCCAAGGCCGAGATCGATCTGCCGGTCGATACCGACCCCTATTCCCCCGCGGTCTACGCCAAATCGGCCGAGAATTTTTGCCGCCTGATCGCCGACGGCATCCTGATCCGCGATCCGACGCCCTGCTATTACGCCTACCGGTTGACCATGGGCGAGCATGTCCAGACCGGGCTCGTCGCCGCCGCTTCGGTCGCCGACTACGACAGCAACCGCATCCGCAAGCATGAGTTCACCCGCCCCGACAAGGAAGACGACCGCGTGCGCCAGATCGAGGCACTATCTGCACAGACCGGCCCGGTGCTGCTGGCCTATCCTGAATCACAGGCGGCGGATGACCTCATCGCGCGGGCGACCCGCTTCGTTCCCGTCGCCGACGTCACGGCCGACAGCGTGCGTCACACCGTCTGGCTGATCGACGATGCATCCGCGATCGCCGCCCTGACCGCCACTTTCGATGCCATGCCCAGCCTCTACATCGCCGACGGCCACCACCGCTCGGCGGCGGCTTCGCGCGTCGCCGCCAGCCACCGCGGGCAAGCCACCGCCACTGGCGCCGAGTACTTCCTGGCGGTCATCTTTCCGGCGCAACAGATGCGTATCCTCGATTACAACCGGGTTGTGCGCGATCTGAACGGCCTGTCAGTCGCGGACTTTCTTGCCCGCATCGGCGAACGCTTTGCCATCACCCCGGTGGCTGAACGCGTGCGGCCGGAGAAACCCGGCGTCGTCGGTATGTACCTCGGCGGACGCTGGTACCGGCTGGAGATCGATCCGACCCTCATCCCCCTGGACGACCCGGTGCGCCGGCTCGATGTCAGCCTGCTTTCGGAGCATCTGCTGGAACCCGTGCTCGCTATCGGCGACCTGCGCCGCGACAAGCGCATCGATTTCGTTGGCGGCATTCGCGGCCCGGCGGAACTCGAACGCCGCGTCGATGGCGGCGAGATGGCGGTCGCCTTCGCCGTGCACGCGACGCAGATGGGCGACCTGATGGCGGTCGCTGATTCGGGCCAGGTCATGCCGCCGAAATCGACCTGGTTCGAGCCGAAACTCGCCGACGGCCTGGTTTCGCACATCATCGACTGA
- a CDS encoding dihydrofolate reductase: MIAAIGAVASNSVVGLDGWLPWDIPEELAYFERTVARAALVIGRLTYESMDVVPPDSFVVSNRPGLALRPGCLQVDSVEKGLLTATATGKDVFVIGGASIYVAAWPYCQRFYLTRIGMPFAGDTLFPASIPLERWTVISDVRKTYRERKSGSAVECRFLQYEQPHPRRLPGAAPPPAG; encoded by the coding sequence ATGATCGCTGCGATCGGTGCCGTGGCGAGCAACAGCGTGGTCGGGCTGGACGGCTGGCTGCCGTGGGACATCCCGGAGGAACTTGCCTATTTCGAGAGAACCGTCGCCAGGGCGGCGCTGGTCATCGGTCGCCTGACCTACGAGTCGATGGATGTCGTGCCGCCCGACTCGTTCGTCGTCAGCAACCGGCCCGGCCTGGCGCTGCGTCCGGGTTGCCTCCAGGTGGATTCGGTCGAAAAAGGACTGTTGACCGCAACAGCCACCGGAAAGGATGTTTTCGTGATCGGTGGCGCGTCGATCTACGTCGCCGCCTGGCCCTACTGCCAACGCTTCTACCTGACACGTATCGGGATGCCGTTCGCCGGCGACACGCTCTTTCCGGCAAGCATTCCGCTTGAGCGGTGGACGGTGATCAGCGACGTGCGGAAGACTTATCGCGAGCGGAAATCAGGCAGCGCGGTCGAGTGCCGCTTCCTGCAATACGAGCAGCCTCACCCGCGCCGGCTGCCTGGGGCCGCTCCGCCACCAGCGGGTTGA
- a CDS encoding prolyl oligopeptidase family serine peptidase, with product MARRTTKMLWTRSFDRTLKAMTRTAVRAGAKAIKDSLRATPTRTKRTVAKKKVAPSANWTTGIAIGITITRRYRLYKPPGVRSNQHLPLLVMLHGCGQDAESLAVSSRMNQIAARERFLVLYPEQDRLANLHGCWNWYDTRTGRAQAEENSINAAIEKICLTQPVDRSKIALVGISAGAGMAVLLATHHPERFRAVAMHSGIAPGVAHSSASAVKAMFGQSATPSPLPPIAVNVRLPALLVIHGTADPIVALSNGREAALRWSERVGAKASTPRTVQRGARYAATITDYRSRSRGRLVATLCEVSRLGHAWSGGAAGYSYSDPKGPDASRMIWTFVAKQFGRAAD from the coding sequence ATGGCAAGACGCACAACCAAAATGCTCTGGACTCGTTCATTCGACCGGACACTGAAGGCGATGACGCGAACGGCAGTGCGCGCCGGGGCAAAAGCAATCAAAGACTCGCTACGCGCCACTCCCACAAGGACCAAACGCACCGTTGCTAAAAAGAAAGTGGCCCCCTCGGCCAACTGGACGACGGGTATCGCCATCGGTATCACCATCACGCGGCGCTACCGACTCTACAAGCCGCCAGGCGTGCGGAGTAACCAGCACCTTCCACTATTGGTCATGCTGCACGGCTGCGGTCAGGATGCCGAATCACTCGCTGTCAGTAGTCGGATGAACCAGATCGCCGCCCGCGAGCGCTTTCTTGTTCTTTATCCGGAGCAGGACCGTCTTGCGAATTTGCATGGCTGCTGGAACTGGTACGACACGCGGACAGGCCGGGCCCAAGCGGAAGAGAACTCGATCAATGCGGCCATCGAGAAGATTTGCCTGACGCAGCCGGTTGACCGCAGCAAGATCGCCCTCGTCGGCATTTCTGCCGGTGCCGGCATGGCGGTGCTGCTGGCGACGCACCATCCGGAGCGTTTTCGCGCCGTCGCCATGCACTCGGGTATCGCTCCTGGCGTCGCCCACTCCTCGGCTAGCGCCGTCAAGGCAATGTTCGGGCAAAGCGCCACCCCTTCGCCGCTGCCGCCGATTGCCGTCAACGTCCGACTGCCGGCGCTACTGGTGATTCACGGCACCGCCGACCCTATCGTCGCGCTAAGCAATGGTAGAGAAGCGGCATTGCGCTGGTCTGAGCGAGTCGGGGCAAAAGCCAGCACGCCGCGCACGGTACAACGCGGCGCACGTTATGCCGCAACCATCACTGATTATCGTAGCCGCAGCCGCGGCCGCCTCGTCGCGACGCTATGCGAAGTCAGTCGCCTCGGTCACGCTTGGAGTGGCGGTGCGGCAGGGTATTCGTACAGCGACCCCAAAGGCCCGGATGCGTCGCGGATGATCTGGACATTTGTTGCCAAGCAGTTCGGGCGAGCGGCGGACTAG
- a CDS encoding aldehyde dehydrogenase family protein: protein MNQSTPSELLIPAEFRECYELQLAAYKKNRNPTHAERVADLRTLHRLLVENQDALVDAVNKDYGCRCAFETKFAETFMAQEATLDAIKHLKKWMKPQKRHLDPTQFPLAKAWTFPQPVGVVGIVVPWNFPIAMAFQPLIGIFAAGNRAMIKMSGNSNHLAHLLKQISLKYFPIDKLAFFEDGHHRGAQFTSLPFDHIFFTGSPTTGKSVMVNAARNLTPVTLELGGKSPCVVAPDYPMRTAAERILWAKMLNAGQICTNVDYLFLPENKVEEFISEAKAIVNKRFSDINNGDYTAVIDQASYDRLQATAADAVAKGARLVDLYSGPAADAARRIMPPRIVINVNEDMDIMQREIFGPLLPIMTYRTKEEVVEYVGERPRPLAFYVYSNDFNLQQYYLNNTISGGVGLNESVIQAGIHSLPFGGTGNSGMGHYHGYEGFTTFSKLRPVFKQSPWRVLNLFAPPYNGLPTKLLNFMIKMKS, encoded by the coding sequence ATGAATCAATCCACACCCAGCGAACTGCTGATTCCCGCCGAGTTCCGGGAATGCTATGAACTCCAGTTGGCAGCTTACAAGAAGAACCGCAACCCGACCCATGCCGAGCGGGTGGCAGACCTGCGTACCCTGCATCGCCTGCTGGTCGAAAACCAGGATGCGCTGGTCGATGCGGTCAACAAGGACTACGGTTGCCGCTGTGCCTTCGAAACGAAGTTTGCCGAGACCTTCATGGCACAGGAAGCGACGCTCGATGCCATAAAGCATCTGAAAAAGTGGATGAAGCCTCAGAAACGTCATCTCGATCCGACCCAGTTTCCCCTGGCCAAGGCGTGGACCTTCCCGCAACCGGTCGGAGTGGTGGGTATCGTCGTGCCGTGGAACTTCCCGATAGCAATGGCTTTCCAGCCGCTGATCGGCATCTTCGCCGCCGGCAACCGGGCGATGATCAAGATGTCGGGCAACTCCAACCATCTGGCCCACCTGCTCAAGCAGATTTCGCTGAAATATTTCCCCATCGACAAGCTGGCATTCTTCGAGGATGGCCATCATCGCGGCGCCCAGTTTACCTCCTTGCCCTTTGACCACATCTTTTTCACCGGGTCGCCGACGACCGGCAAGTCAGTGATGGTCAATGCCGCGAGGAACCTGACGCCGGTGACGCTCGAACTGGGCGGCAAGTCGCCGTGTGTGGTGGCGCCGGATTATCCGATGCGTACCGCCGCCGAGCGCATCCTCTGGGCCAAGATGCTCAATGCCGGACAGATCTGCACCAACGTCGATTACCTGTTCCTGCCCGAGAACAAGGTCGAGGAATTCATCAGCGAAGCGAAAGCGATCGTCAACAAGCGCTTTTCCGACATCAACAACGGTGACTACACCGCGGTCATCGACCAGGCATCCTACGATCGCCTGCAGGCCACCGCCGCCGATGCCGTTGCCAAGGGCGCCAGGCTGGTCGATCTCTACAGCGGACCGGCAGCCGATGCCGCGCGCCGGATCATGCCGCCGCGCATCGTGATCAACGTCAATGAAGACATGGACATCATGCAGCGCGAGATCTTCGGCCCGCTGCTGCCGATAATGACCTACAGAACGAAGGAAGAGGTGGTCGAGTACGTCGGCGAGCGTCCGCGGCCGCTGGCGTTCTACGTCTACAGCAACGACTTCAACCTGCAGCAGTACTACCTGAACAACACTATTTCGGGCGGTGTTGGCCTCAACGAATCGGTCATCCAGGCCGGCATTCACAGCCTGCCGTTCGGCGGTACCGGCAACAGCGGCATGGGTCATTACCACGGCTACGAGGGATTCACGACCTTCTCCAAGCTGCGTCCGGTGTTCAAGCAAAGCCCGTGGCGCGTGCTCAACCTGTTCGCTCCCCCTTACAACGGCCTGCCGACCAAACTGCTGAACTTCATGATCAAGATGAAGAGCTGA